The following is a genomic window from Aphis gossypii isolate Hap1 chromosome X, ASM2018417v2, whole genome shotgun sequence.
acatgTATAATGAACCAAtggatgaataataattacttatgtaGTTATGATCATCATTATTCTTATTCTTAAACATTCTTTGCATCTCTTAATATCTTATCAAAAGTGTATTGCGTTATTCCTTTATAAGTCAACTTAAATTGAAATCATCACAACATTGTAAGACCTTACTAATCATACCTTAATGGCATCGGGATGGTTTGATTTGAGGCGTTTAtagaattatcaaaaatttgaccccaaaaaagaaacaacatataaatgaatgtatgtatatttataatatatacttttagtgtttttttatagtatatacattgtgGATTTTCCAACCATTtaaggtatattgtatattaataaggcCCAATTCACAAATGGCACTGTTCATGCATCAGAAAGTAGGTTTAATTGTCGAATCATTAGAGTTGTCCAACTAGCGAGATCTCACTAggctatttaaatatataaaacaatagaataaaatgcacaaaaaaaaatacttcgtACAAGAGAGTTAATAGTAGGTAGTGTTTaatcttgtatttatttacaaaaagtcactcaaataaaataatattttcattttattcaccctatataaaataatttaaaattcgtttTATTCCCCGTCATGTAGGGCCAAAAAcacaatacattaaatatataatactattacatagtaatttatcagtaaatttgtttttgattaatcCTCTACATTATTAATGGGAAGAGAAGTATCATGGCACCATTTTTCTTAACTTGCCataatataaaggtataaaaaaattataataaataaattcattaacatATAaccaataaacattaaaagataagtacaaattataaaaatataaattaaataaaaccttcTCCTTACAACTTAATATAGTACAACTTGATACTaatgtattacttttaaacaattttaatttaatttaaaaattaagagtgTTGTTACAGGAATGATTATACtaagaaatgaataaaaatattaaaaaaaagccaaaaaaaaaaaaatattaataatttcttacaTATAGGAACCGAAACAGtcttttttagattatttaacaatttttcacACCAAttctttgtaattaataatgcgGGAAAAAGGTAGAGTTTAatgaattacttattaaaaagaaacaatgaaagataaaaaaaataattgatattcgaCTAGTTTAtttgttagttatttatacagaagtataaaatttatttgggtAAAAATTTggctagaaattatattttatgtactaaGAGAATACATGTTTTTGTTTACagttttatctaataataataattctaattttatacaaacatttggtaagaaaaaaaataattgtaattaataaaaaatataaataataataatgaacaattgCTGTAGTATCTACTATAAACCACCGTGTACAGTGTTTTCTTTTTGGTGATCTTGATGATTTTCAAGCACAGTATTATGACTTAAGCCACCTCCACCAGGACAATGTTGTTCAAATGGTTGTGATCCAACAAAACAACAATCTTCTTCAACAACCACACTACTAGCATTCCTACTATGGTTGGTTGAATATCTTTTAGGTCTTCCAACATCCCATGTAACCGTAGCTGTAGCTGTTTGTTGATGCTGTTGAAGTCTTCTCCTTTTGGTTGTTGttctagtaattttatttaccacTGTCACCTGTGATGATGGCAGTGATGTTAAACATGAAGACGATAAATTATACGCAGCAGCCGACTTCTTAGCTTTGCCTGTAGTCGTCATTTTCTTTTGACTCGATGCTACAGGACTTCTTCCAGAGGTCGACAATAATTTCATACGATTATTACGTGTTGATATAACACATTTCAATTTACCTGTACTAGACTGTTGCTGgacattttctttttgttgTTCAGAGGATGATGTTTGATTTTGACAATTCTGTTGTAGCATCTGTAACTTTAACCTTTGTTTTCGACCAATACTTCCTACAGGCCTACCACATCTTCGTTTTACAACCGTGTTTGATGTATCAGTTGTTACAGATACTGTTGctgtagttttattttctacagGTGTACGTTGCTTTCTTGGTTTTCTTACTTTTCTTACTTTAATAACAGCAGTACTACTGGTATTGCTACTTGCTGTTGTACCATTACTACTCACACTATTATTACGACGGtaagttacatttttattttttttaatagggcCAGGGCGTCGACCTGGTCGACCTGGGCGTCCTGGCCGTCCTGGTCTTCGACCTCTTCTTTGCTTAGGTGAAGCAGCTTGCACCTTAACCTTGGATTTTTCTTTGAGTAGTTGCTGTTGCTCTAATTTTATACGTTGACGTCTGAGTCTCTGTTGTTCTGCTGCTGCCGCTCTACGGCGTTTCGCAATATCATCTCTCTCTGTATCACTATCATCATTTAGATCTTCTGCAGCTGTATTTATAGATGATGTAGTAGCTATAATTTTTCGACGTTTTTCTTTTGGCCAACCAGTCATATTTGGTCGTTTTTTCTTTCGCTTTGATGATAACATGTCTGTACCTAAATCGGAAGACAAAGTTTCACCATAATGATTGCTTGTTAAACGTTCAGTTAACGCTAATTCACGTTGttgataatacatttgtaaagTTTCATCTGTTAAATTAGTGTATAAGAATCTCTTGTCAGCAGTTTGTTCATACATTATTTGTAAGCACATATTATCAGGTTCTCGATTACTATCAGGAATTTGAGACCAAATTTGGTCTTGATCACTTTCAAGgggtaatattattgcattagtCGAGAACTGGTAGTCTTCTTTATGTTCATCATTTGTTTGTATAACCTCTTGGGCTATTTTACGACGATTTTGTTCAGCTATTTCTTGTACTTTATGTAATTGTTGACACACAAATGATGCACGTAATCTCTCATCCCTTGCTCGTCTCCTAACTACATCCACATGTTTTGTACGCAATTTCACTCTTTCTTGATCCATAGTAGTATTCATAGAAACTCGTTGAGGGGCTGGTTGTTGAGCACACAATTTTGGTGGAGGTGGAGTAGTtgaacgacgacgacgacgtttaATGATACGTTTGTTATCTAATTGCCGACGATGTCTATGATGACGAAATCCTGGCATATGTTCATAATTCGTCACAGACATCTTCAATAAACATGGAACATCCATGtctaaagaatttttatttgtttccaCATCTGCCTCTAATTTATCAAGCTGTTGGTTGTCAAATTTATCAAGATACCCAGCTTTACTTGACAGGATTGCTGCTAATGTAGATGCATGTTGACGTGGTGACTTTCGCGGACTATTTGATTTTACAACAGCTTGTAATAGCTTGTTTTTTCTACCAGGTGGCCGACCTTTTTGTCGTTTTACAATAGTTGTTGATATTGAAGGATGCCTTGTACCACCAGATACTTCAACAGGAACTATTGCAGTTGGTTTGCCAGCACTGCCACGTCTTTGCAGAACTGACGtttgatacttttttaatgtagAATTGGTTTTCAATGATGTTGATACCGTGCTATTACTAGTTTTACTGTTGGCTCCCCCAGATATTAATCGTATTTTTCGTAATGCTTCtttagatgtttttttttgaacatggCCTGTGAGTGATGCTGCTGAATATTCCCAACTTGTTGGCCAATAAGTTTGACCGTATAAAACTGAATGACAGTTTGAAGAGGATGACTTATAATCCGTATAATGTCTATAAGgttcataactattataaccACCTAAGAAACCATACTTGACTAAAT
Proteins encoded in this region:
- the LOC114121932 gene encoding uncharacterized protein LOC114121932 isoform X1, whose product is MPYEPLVLLHRLAPEDVNHLIRQNPPPPTNQSHMGNIFSHRNAHTFQNKEGINKQSLEKDVVVNISKLPLETKQKLTCTRSSPKLRVLKSNSNGVNHDKLEQAKFSKDQKGTNSRKGDLYINKSKLLASDLFKKELVVVIDNCFNDVIRDMVNSTAQHPKTRNPSNSTVATNSNTTSNNSVASTRDSAAGKGHIIDDTIMITTTKSPLSTLTPVIEVIDKKTKDISLNGQQHITASERDKQTISDKVQYDTSGLSLRTRTISTTTLPTPLHNCSTSSVTTPTPRPRGRPPRRKNLKRIADRKAQQQAAIKLSEENKVCDLTIPISEIKTAAMGLECLQQQQNLLNECNGIESYDDDQENSEKIVRYIKTVTDNTHSASSVVVDDDDCYIVETSFKKKSNNRKRKQSDIGETIAEKRLHISDGSKDLLVEKNIIEKPSLPEKSEPDLVKYGFLGGYNSYEPYRHYTDYKSSSSNCHSVLYGQTYWPTSWEYSAASLTGHVQKKTSKEALRKIRLISGGANSKTSNSTVSTSLKTNSTLKKYQTSVLQRRGSAGKPTAIVPVEVSGGTRHPSISTTIVKRQKGRPPGRKNKLLQAVVKSNSPRKSPRQHASTLAAILSSKAGYLDKFDNQQLDKLEADVETNKNSLDMDVPCLLKMSVTNYEHMPGFRHHRHRRQLDNKRIIKRRRRRSTTPPPPKLCAQQPAPQRVSMNTTMDQERVKLRTKHVDVVRRRARDERLRASFVCQQLHKVQEIAEQNRRKIAQEVIQTNDEHKEDYQFSTNAIILPLESDQDQIWSQIPDSNREPDNMCLQIMYEQTADKRFLYTNLTDETLQMYYQQRELALTERLTSNHYGETLSSDLGTDMLSSKRKKKRPNMTGWPKEKRRKIIATTSSINTAAEDLNDDSDTERDDIAKRRRAAAAEQQRLRRQRIKLEQQQLLKEKSKVKVQAASPKQRRGRRPGRPGRPGRPGRRPGPIKKNKNVTYRRNNSVSSNGTTASSNTSSTAVIKVRKVRKPRKQRTPVENKTTATVSVTTDTSNTVVKRRCGRPVGSIGRKQRLKLQMLQQNCQNQTSSSEQQKENVQQQSSTGKLKCVISTRNNRMKLLSTSGRSPVASSQKKMTTTGKAKKSAAAYNLSSSCLTSLPSSQVTVVNKITRTTTKRRRLQQHQQTATATVTWDVGRPKRYSTNHSRNASSVVVEEDCCFVGSQPFEQHCPGGGGLSHNTVLENHQDHQKENTVHGGL
- the LOC114121932 gene encoding uncharacterized protein LOC114121932 isoform X2, which encodes MPYEPLVLLHRLAPEDVNHLIRQNPPPPTNQSQNAHTFQNKEGINKQSLEKDVVVNISKLPLETKQKLTCTRSSPKLRVLKSNSNGVNHDKLEQAKFSKDQKGTNSRKGDLYINKSKLLASDLFKKELVVVIDNCFNDVIRDMVNSTAQHPKTRNPSNSTVATNSNTTSNNSVASTRDSAAGKGHIIDDTIMITTTKSPLSTLTPVIEVIDKKTKDISLNGQQHITASERDKQTISDKVQYDTSGLSLRTRTISTTTLPTPLHNCSTSSVTTPTPRPRGRPPRRKNLKRIADRKAQQQAAIKLSEENKVCDLTIPISEIKTAAMGLECLQQQQNLLNECNGIESYDDDQENSEKIVRYIKTVTDNTHSASSVVVDDDDCYIVETSFKKKSNNRKRKQSDIGETIAEKRLHISDGSKDLLVEKNIIEKPSLPEKSEPDLVKYGFLGGYNSYEPYRHYTDYKSSSSNCHSVLYGQTYWPTSWEYSAASLTGHVQKKTSKEALRKIRLISGGANSKTSNSTVSTSLKTNSTLKKYQTSVLQRRGSAGKPTAIVPVEVSGGTRHPSISTTIVKRQKGRPPGRKNKLLQAVVKSNSPRKSPRQHASTLAAILSSKAGYLDKFDNQQLDKLEADVETNKNSLDMDVPCLLKMSVTNYEHMPGFRHHRHRRQLDNKRIIKRRRRRSTTPPPPKLCAQQPAPQRVSMNTTMDQERVKLRTKHVDVVRRRARDERLRASFVCQQLHKVQEIAEQNRRKIAQEVIQTNDEHKEDYQFSTNAIILPLESDQDQIWSQIPDSNREPDNMCLQIMYEQTADKRFLYTNLTDETLQMYYQQRELALTERLTSNHYGETLSSDLGTDMLSSKRKKKRPNMTGWPKEKRRKIIATTSSINTAAEDLNDDSDTERDDIAKRRRAAAAEQQRLRRQRIKLEQQQLLKEKSKVKVQAASPKQRRGRRPGRPGRPGRPGRRPGPIKKNKNVTYRRNNSVSSNGTTASSNTSSTAVIKVRKVRKPRKQRTPVENKTTATVSVTTDTSNTVVKRRCGRPVGSIGRKQRLKLQMLQQNCQNQTSSSEQQKENVQQQSSTGKLKCVISTRNNRMKLLSTSGRSPVASSQKKMTTTGKAKKSAAAYNLSSSCLTSLPSSQVTVVNKITRTTTKRRRLQQHQQTATATVTWDVGRPKRYSTNHSRNASSVVVEEDCCFVGSQPFEQHCPGGGGLSHNTVLENHQDHQKENTVHGGL